Proteins encoded together in one Vicia villosa cultivar HV-30 ecotype Madison, WI unplaced genomic scaffold, Vvil1.0 ctg.000939F_1_1, whole genome shotgun sequence window:
- the LOC131632396 gene encoding uncharacterized protein LOC131632396: MILISKAFIFLLPMMVMLSSTTYSHIQNSPQIIKSATYLSEKFEVGPGDVIATNIYNIEFPNGHIGVKSFDVDLVDEQGNSVPLYETYIHHWFAVKFHVSKDKNKSHNYTDHTKPFEDPIFLRNDGVCNGGILPHIWGLGSETRGTSSKLPDPFAVELGNPANITKGWEEKWLFNIMVIDTRGTENRKSCSECRCDQFNLPENFYNTTYDIHGKPLSSKYIGGVFCCKNNFQCKLKKGFQAPRRKLALKYKITWVDWDKHQIPVKFYILDSTDRVIINGSETIHDCLTEYTIPENKSSDLVHVQKASTPMKKGGYLIYGTAHAHTGVVNATLYGQDGRTLCTSTPRYGTGNEAGNEEGYAVGMSGCYPKPGSIKINDGEIVTMESKYKNEFLTGAMGHMYFYLADRLPHTT; the protein is encoded by the exons ATGATATTGATCTCTAAAgcatttatatttttgttacCAATGATGGTGATGTTGTCGAGTACAACTTACTCACACATACAAAATTCTCCACAAATTATCAAATCAGCAACATATTTGTCAGAAAAGTTTGAAGTGGGCCCTGGAGATGTTATAgctacaaatatatacaatattgAATTTCCAAATGGTCATATTGGAGTCAAGAGCTTTGATGTTGATCTAGTTGATGAACAAGGGAATTCGGTTCCCTTGTATGAAACATACATCCATCATTGGTTTGCTGTAAAATTTCATGTAAGTAAGGATAAGAATAAATCACACAATTATACTGATCATACCAAACCTTTTGAGGATCCCATTTTCTTAAGAAATGATGGAGTTTGCAATGGCGGTATACTTCCACATATATGGGGTTTGGGAAGTGAAACACGAGGAACAAGTTCAAAACTTCCAGATCCTTTTGCAGTTGAACTTGGAAACCCTGCAAATATTACAAAGGGTTGGGAAGAGAAATGGTTATTTAATATCATGGTCATTGATACACGTGGAACAGAAAATAGAAAAAGTTGTAGTGAATGTAGGTGTGACCAATTTAATCTCCCAGAGAATTTTTATAATACGACATATGACATCCATGGAAAGCCATTATCCTCCAAATATATAGGAGGAGTATTTTGTTGTAAAAACAACTTCCAATGCAAATTGAAAAAAGGGTTTCAAGCACCAAGGAGAAAGCTTGCTCTAAAATACAAAATAACATGGGTTGACTGGGACAAACATCAAATTCCTGTTAAATTCTATATATTAGATTCCACTGATCGAGTCATAATAAATGGTTCTGAAACTATCCATGATTGTctg ACTGAGTATACTATTCCAGAAAATAAAAGCAGTGACCTTGTCCATGTTCAGAAAGCAAGCACCCCTATGAAAAAAGGTGGTTATCTTATATATGGCACTGCTCATGCACATACTGGCGTTGTTAATGCAACACTATATGGACAG GATGGAAGAACATTATGTACATCAACACCAAGATACGGAACAGGAAATGAAGCGGGAAATGAGGAAGGATATGCTGTTGGAATGTCTGGATGTTATCCAAAACCAGGTTCAATCAAGATTAATGATGGGGAAATTGTGACAATGGAATCCAAATATAAAAATGAATTTCTCACTGGAGCTATGGGACATATGTACTTCTATTTGGCTGATCGACTACCACATACAACATAG